One genomic region from Candidatus Saccharimonadia bacterium encodes:
- a CDS encoding MarP family serine protease — MNLLDFFIIFVALAAAARGVASGFLRQVGSLGGFVLGLLLGAWLTPIMTQALPASAARPVLALIFFFAVAFTLSGVGEIIGVHLAGLMKRVGLDAVDGVLGAVLGFGGALLALWLLASTFAGSVGPVLAADIGNSSILRLLDRHLPPAPEVTARLEHAIGASRFPRVFAGLEPTPAPPVTGPNAAVVNAAAAAAHAATVKIEGSGCGGVLEGSGFVAAPGLVATNAHVVAGIARPVVTDAAGPHVATVVLFDPDLDFAVLRTSGLVAAPLAIEPTSQPRGTVAAALGYPGGGGFTAGAAAILGQQPAVGRNIYDAGLIRRDIYTLQAIVRPGNSGGPLVAEDGTVIGVIFATSTTNSNVGYALTSPEILPDLARAAHSGAVSTGACVAD; from the coding sequence CTGGCCGCGGCCGCCCGCGGGGTAGCCTCGGGCTTCCTGCGTCAAGTCGGTTCGCTGGGAGGATTTGTGCTAGGCCTGCTGCTAGGTGCGTGGCTGACGCCGATAATGACGCAGGCGCTCCCGGCCAGCGCTGCACGGCCGGTCTTGGCGCTCATCTTTTTCTTTGCGGTGGCCTTTACGCTCAGCGGCGTGGGCGAGATCATCGGCGTGCACCTCGCCGGCCTCATGAAGCGCGTCGGCCTCGATGCCGTCGACGGCGTCCTTGGCGCCGTTCTTGGCTTTGGAGGAGCATTACTGGCCCTATGGCTGTTGGCCAGCACCTTTGCCGGTTCAGTCGGCCCAGTGCTAGCGGCCGACATCGGCAACTCCAGCATCCTGCGATTGCTCGATCGCCACCTGCCGCCCGCCCCCGAGGTCACCGCCCGCCTCGAGCACGCCATCGGTGCCTCGCGCTTCCCGCGGGTGTTTGCCGGCCTCGAGCCCACGCCGGCCCCGCCGGTCACCGGGCCAAACGCCGCCGTCGTGAACGCCGCCGCCGCCGCCGCGCACGCCGCCACTGTCAAGATCGAGGGCTCTGGCTGCGGCGGCGTACTCGAGGGCTCCGGCTTCGTGGCCGCGCCGGGCCTCGTGGCCACCAACGCGCACGTCGTCGCTGGCATTGCTCGCCCCGTGGTCACCGACGCGGCCGGACCACACGTGGCGACCGTGGTGCTGTTTGACCCCGATCTCGATTTCGCCGTGCTGCGCACCTCCGGCCTGGTCGCCGCCCCGCTGGCCATCGAGCCTACCAGCCAGCCCCGCGGCACCGTCGCTGCTGCTCTCGGCTATCCCGGCGGCGGAGGCTTTACCGCCGGCGCCGCCGCCATTCTGGGCCAGCAACCCGCCGTTGGCCGCAATATCTACGACGCCGGCCTCATCCGCCGCGACATTTACACGCTTCAGGCCATAGTGCGCCCTGGCAACTCCGGCGGTCCGCTCGTTGCCGAAGACGGCACCGTCATTGGCGTAATCTTCGCTACCTCCACCACCAATTCAAACGTCGGCTATGCCCTCACCTCCCCCGAAATCCTGCCCGATCTCGCCCGCGCCGCCCACTCCGGCGCCGTTTCCACCGGCGCTTGCGTAGCCGATTAG